The following are from one region of the Cytobacillus firmus genome:
- the ptsG gene encoding glucose-specific PTS transporter subunit IIBC — translation MFKKVFGVLQKVGKALMLPVALLPAAGILLALGAALQNPALLELAPFLDNSGVEIVAQVMQKAGDIVFANLPVLFAVGVAVGLAGGEGVAALAAIIGYLIMNVTMGTAAGITAEDVNGLNYANILGIPTLQTGVFGGIIVGIIAAALYNKFYEIELPSYLGFFAGKRFVPIITAATSVILGLLMLVIWPPIQEGLNAFSQNMVHANLTLSAFIFGLIERSLIPFGLHHIFYSPFWYEFGQYVTNAGETVRGDQRIFMAQISDNVQNLTAGTFMTGKFPFMMFGLPAAALAIYHEARPEKKVVVGGLMASAALTSFLTGITEPLEFSFLFVAPILFAVHAVFAGLSFMTMHLLDVKIGMTFSGGLIDYILFGLINPQTNAWIVIPVGLVFAVIYYFGFRFAIRKFNLMTPGREEVEDEESAASGKGGDLPYEVLDAMGGQENIAHLDACITRLRVSVNDIKNVDKERLKKLGASGVLEVGNNIQAIFGPRSETIKGQMKDIMSGKRPRAVEKSPEGGVEQQIEEVNPEALQTEHKEDTFIAPLKGEIKPITEVPDAVFSGKMMGDGFAIVPSEGTVVSPVDGKIVNMFPTKHAIGILSDSGREILIHVGIDTVNLKGQGFEALIAENDRVEAGQPLLKVDLDYIGENATSIITPIVFTNLQQGETIKINKPGAVDLKEKDIIVISKQ, via the coding sequence ATGTTTAAAAAAGTATTTGGCGTTCTGCAAAAAGTTGGAAAAGCCTTGATGCTTCCTGTAGCATTGCTGCCTGCAGCGGGGATCCTGCTTGCTCTTGGTGCGGCTCTGCAGAATCCGGCGCTTCTTGAGCTGGCTCCGTTCCTGGATAACAGCGGGGTCGAGATCGTTGCCCAGGTTATGCAAAAAGCAGGGGATATCGTATTTGCTAACCTGCCGGTGCTATTTGCAGTCGGTGTAGCTGTTGGTTTGGCAGGCGGTGAAGGTGTAGCTGCGCTAGCTGCCATTATCGGTTATTTGATTATGAACGTGACAATGGGTACGGCTGCCGGAATAACGGCAGAGGATGTAAATGGACTTAATTATGCGAATATCTTAGGAATTCCAACTCTGCAAACAGGTGTATTCGGCGGTATTATAGTGGGGATTATCGCTGCTGCATTATACAACAAGTTCTACGAAATCGAACTTCCTTCATACTTAGGATTCTTTGCCGGGAAACGTTTTGTTCCCATTATTACGGCTGCAACATCAGTAATCCTTGGTTTGCTGATGCTGGTTATTTGGCCGCCAATCCAGGAAGGATTAAATGCTTTCTCACAAAACATGGTTCATGCGAACCTGACTTTGTCAGCATTTATATTTGGTTTAATTGAACGGTCGCTGATTCCTTTTGGTCTGCATCATATTTTCTACTCTCCGTTCTGGTATGAATTTGGACAGTATGTAACGAATGCGGGTGAAACAGTACGCGGTGACCAGCGGATTTTCATGGCGCAAATCAGTGATAATGTACAAAATCTTACTGCGGGTACATTCATGACTGGTAAATTCCCGTTCATGATGTTCGGACTTCCTGCGGCTGCATTAGCGATTTATCATGAAGCACGTCCTGAAAAGAAAGTGGTAGTCGGAGGTCTTATGGCGTCTGCAGCATTAACTTCTTTCTTAACAGGTATTACAGAGCCGCTTGAATTCTCATTCTTGTTCGTAGCTCCGATCCTGTTTGCTGTACACGCAGTGTTTGCAGGTCTGTCATTTATGACTATGCATCTTTTAGATGTAAAAATTGGAATGACTTTCTCGGGCGGTTTGATTGACTATATCCTATTCGGATTAATCAACCCTCAGACAAATGCCTGGATTGTGATTCCGGTTGGATTGGTATTTGCTGTGATCTATTACTTTGGCTTCAGGTTTGCCATCCGTAAATTTAATCTAATGACTCCTGGCCGTGAAGAAGTAGAAGATGAAGAATCAGCTGCTTCAGGCAAAGGCGGAGATCTTCCATATGAAGTTCTTGATGCTATGGGCGGACAAGAAAACATCGCTCATCTGGATGCTTGCATTACTCGACTTCGTGTTTCAGTAAACGATATTAAAAATGTAGACAAAGAACGCTTGAAGAAACTTGGCGCATCTGGAGTACTTGAAGTTGGAAACAACATTCAGGCTATCTTTGGCCCGAGATCTGAAACAATTAAAGGCCAAATGAAAGATATCATGAGCGGCAAAAGACCGCGCGCAGTTGAAAAATCTCCGGAAGGCGGAGTAGAGCAGCAGATTGAAGAAGTAAATCCTGAGGCTCTTCAGACTGAACATAAGGAAGATACATTCATTGCGCCATTAAAAGGTGAAATCAAACCAATTACAGAAGTGCCTGACGCTGTATTCTCAGGTAAAATGATGGGTGATGGTTTTGCGATTGTACCTTCAGAAGGAACTGTAGTTTCACCGGTAGACGGGAAAATCGTTAATATGTTCCCGACTAAGCATGCGATTGGCATCCTTTCAGATTCAGGCCGCGAAATCCTGATTCATGTGGGAATTGATACGGTTAACCTGAAGGGTCAGGGATTTGAAGCGTTAATTGCTGAGAATGACCGCGTAGAAGCGGGACAGCCGCTATTGAAAGTGGATCTGGATTATATCGGGGAAAATGCCACTTCTATTATTACACCGATCGTATTCACAAACCTTCAGCAGGGTGAAACAATCAAAATTAATAAGCCTGGCGCTGTTGACCTTAAAGAAAAAGATATCATCGTCATCTCAAAACAATAA
- the purB gene encoding adenylosuccinate lyase, producing the protein MIERYTRPEMGAIWTEENRFQAWLEVEILACEAWAELGDIPKEDVQKIRENASFNIDRIKEIEEETRHDVVAFTRAVSETLGEERKWVHYGLTSTDVVDTALSYLIKQANDILLKDIERFVEILKNKAQEHKHTVMMGRTHGVHAEPTTFGLKLALWYEEMKRNLDRFKEAAAGVEFGKISGAVGTYANIDPFVEKYVCEKLGIQPAPISTQTLQRDRHAHYMGALALVATSIEKFATEIRGLQKSETREVEEFFAKGQKGSSAMPHKRNPIGSENMTGMARVIRGYMMTAYENVALWHERDISHSSAERIILPDATIALNYMLNRFGNIVKNLTVFPENMKRNMDRTLGLIYSQRVLLALIDKGMTREEAYDTVQPRAMEAWEKQVQFRSLIEQDETISSKLSEAEIDDCFDYNYHIKHVDTIFDRLGL; encoded by the coding sequence ATGATTGAACGTTATACGAGACCGGAAATGGGAGCTATCTGGACAGAAGAGAACCGCTTTCAGGCTTGGCTTGAGGTAGAAATTCTTGCCTGTGAAGCCTGGGCTGAATTAGGAGATATTCCGAAAGAAGATGTTCAGAAAATCCGTGAGAATGCTTCTTTTAATATTGACCGCATTAAAGAAATCGAAGAGGAAACACGACATGATGTTGTTGCTTTTACTCGGGCGGTATCTGAAACACTTGGCGAGGAGCGCAAATGGGTTCACTACGGGCTTACGTCAACAGATGTCGTTGACACGGCGCTTTCTTACTTAATCAAGCAGGCGAATGACATTCTTCTAAAAGATATTGAACGCTTTGTGGAAATCCTGAAAAACAAAGCACAGGAACACAAACATACAGTGATGATGGGCCGTACGCACGGAGTGCATGCTGAGCCAACTACTTTCGGTTTAAAGCTTGCATTATGGTATGAAGAAATGAAGCGTAATCTTGACCGCTTTAAAGAAGCAGCGGCTGGTGTAGAGTTCGGTAAAATCTCTGGTGCCGTTGGAACATATGCAAACATCGATCCGTTCGTTGAAAAATATGTGTGTGAAAAGCTGGGCATCCAGCCAGCGCCAATTTCAACGCAAACACTTCAGCGTGACCGTCATGCACATTATATGGGTGCGCTTGCACTTGTAGCCACTTCAATTGAAAAATTTGCGACGGAGATCCGCGGTCTGCAAAAAAGCGAAACGCGTGAAGTGGAAGAGTTTTTCGCGAAAGGCCAAAAGGGATCATCAGCCATGCCGCATAAACGCAATCCAATTGGTTCAGAAAATATGACAGGTATGGCAAGAGTGATCCGCGGTTATATGATGACTGCGTATGAAAATGTGGCATTATGGCATGAGCGCGATATTTCCCACTCATCAGCTGAAAGAATCATCCTGCCTGATGCAACGATTGCGCTGAACTATATGCTGAACCGCTTTGGGAATATTGTTAAGAACTTAACCGTTTTCCCTGAAAACATGAAACGCAATATGGACCGTACGTTAGGGCTAATTTACTCTCAGCGTGTTCTTCTAGCCTTGATTGACAAGGGCATGACTCGCGAAGAGGCATATGACACTGTTCAGCCGCGAGCCATGGAAGCATGGGAAAAGCAGGTACAATTCCGCAGCCTTATTGAGCAGGACGAAACTATTTCATCAAAGCTATCCGAAGCAGAAATAGATGACTGCTTTGACTATAACTACCACATCAAGCATGTGGATACCATTTTTGACCGTCTGGGTTTATAA
- a CDS encoding DUF2179 domain-containing protein, with protein MLENSFIMVAIILIINIVYVSFFTIRMILTLKGQRYLAAFLSTIEVVIYVIGLGLVLDNLNEIQNLIAYAVGYGIGVIVGMKIEEKLALGYITVNVITKEYDRDLPKALREKGYGVTNWAANGLEGDRMALQILTPRKYELKLYQTIKELDPKAFIIAYEPKTIHGGFWVKSVKRGKLSQ; from the coding sequence TTGCTGGAAAACAGTTTTATTATGGTCGCTATTATTTTGATTATTAATATCGTATATGTATCGTTTTTTACCATCAGGATGATTCTGACGCTTAAGGGACAGCGTTACCTGGCAGCTTTTTTAAGCACCATCGAAGTTGTTATCTATGTGATTGGACTAGGGCTGGTTCTGGATAACCTGAATGAAATACAAAATTTAATTGCTTATGCAGTCGGTTATGGAATCGGCGTTATTGTCGGCATGAAAATTGAAGAGAAGCTGGCTCTTGGCTATATTACCGTAAATGTAATTACAAAGGAATATGATAGAGACCTGCCAAAAGCTTTAAGAGAAAAAGGGTATGGCGTAACCAACTGGGCTGCCAATGGTCTTGAAGGCGATCGGATGGCCCTGCAGATCCTGACACCGAGAAAATATGAGCTGAAGCTTTATCAGACGATTAAAGAGCTGGATCCTAAGGCCTTTATCATCGCTTATGAGCCAAAAACGATTCATGGCGGCTTCTGGGTAAAATCAGTTAAGAGAGGAAAGTTGTCTCAATGA
- a CDS encoding NCS2 family permease — protein sequence MKKYFQFEELGTNYRREFIGGLTTFLAMAYILVVNPITLSLMDIPDLPNAMRMDYGAVFVATAVAAAIGSLLMGVLARYPIALAPGMGLNAFFAYTVVLTMGIPWQHALGGVLISGIIFIFLSLSGLREKIINSIPAELKYAVSAGIGLFITFVGAQSAGLIVNNDAVLVGLGDFTDGNVLLAIFGIVITVILMTKGINGGIFIGMVITTVAGMIAGLIDVPGKVVDSVPSVAPTFGAAFGAYSDPSFFSTSMLVVVLTFLFVDFFDTAGTLVGVANQAGLMKENKLPRAGKALLADSTATVVGAIFGTSTTTSFIESSSGVAAGARTGFASIVTAGFFLLSLFFFPLLEVITSAVTAPALIIVGVLMVASLGNIDWTKFEIAVPAFLTIIAMPLTYSIATGIAIGFIFYPITMIVKGRIKEIHPIMYVLFVIFIMYFIFLK from the coding sequence ATGAAGAAGTACTTCCAGTTTGAAGAACTTGGTACTAACTATCGCCGTGAATTCATCGGCGGACTCACAACATTTTTAGCAATGGCTTATATTTTAGTCGTTAATCCGATTACTTTATCGTTAATGGATATACCGGATTTGCCGAATGCCATGAGAATGGACTATGGGGCAGTATTTGTGGCAACAGCAGTGGCTGCGGCAATTGGATCCCTATTAATGGGTGTGCTGGCCAGATATCCGATTGCACTTGCTCCGGGTATGGGATTAAATGCATTTTTTGCTTATACTGTTGTTTTAACGATGGGAATTCCTTGGCAGCATGCATTAGGCGGAGTTTTGATCTCAGGAATTATCTTTATCTTTTTATCACTTTCAGGTTTGCGTGAAAAAATCATTAACTCGATTCCTGCAGAATTGAAGTATGCTGTCAGTGCCGGAATCGGTTTGTTTATTACATTTGTCGGCGCTCAAAGTGCAGGGCTGATTGTCAATAATGATGCGGTCCTTGTTGGATTAGGGGATTTTACTGACGGGAATGTGCTCCTGGCCATTTTCGGCATCGTCATAACAGTAATCCTGATGACAAAAGGGATAAATGGCGGAATTTTTATTGGTATGGTAATCACTACTGTTGCTGGGATGATTGCCGGCTTAATTGATGTTCCAGGAAAGGTTGTTGATTCTGTGCCAAGTGTGGCTCCAACGTTCGGAGCGGCATTCGGGGCCTACAGCGACCCTTCATTCTTCTCAACCAGCATGCTGGTCGTTGTCCTGACATTCCTGTTCGTCGACTTCTTTGATACAGCGGGAACGTTAGTAGGTGTTGCCAACCAGGCGGGCTTAATGAAGGAAAATAAATTGCCTCGTGCAGGTAAAGCGCTTCTGGCAGACTCAACAGCAACAGTCGTTGGTGCGATATTCGGAACATCCACAACAACTTCCTTTATTGAGTCTTCCTCAGGGGTTGCGGCAGGTGCGAGAACAGGATTTGCATCGATTGTAACAGCGGGATTCTTCCTGTTATCATTATTCTTCTTCCCGCTATTAGAGGTTATAACTTCTGCGGTGACTGCTCCGGCGCTGATCATTGTCGGTGTACTGATGGTTGCTTCATTAGGCAACATTGATTGGACAAAGTTTGAAATTGCAGTTCCGGCCTTCCTTACTATTATTGCAATGCCATTAACTTACAGTATCGCAACAGGAATCGCAATCGGATTCATTTTCTATCCAATTACCATGATTGTAAAAGGGAGAATAAAAGAAATTCACCCAATCATGTATGTGCTGTTCGTCATATTTATTATGTATTTCATTTTCCTGAAGTAA
- the purE gene encoding 5-(carboxyamino)imidazole ribonucleotide mutase translates to MSVQAAVIMGSKSDWETMKHACGILEELEISFEKKVVSAHRTPDLMFEYAEQARDRGIKVIIAGAGGAAHLPGMVAAKTTLPVIGVPVQSKALNGLDSLLSIVQMPGGVPVATVAIGKAGATNAGLLAAEILGAFDTAIAERLQSKRDKTKQEVLESSDELV, encoded by the coding sequence ATGAGCGTACAAGCCGCAGTCATTATGGGAAGCAAATCAGATTGGGAGACAATGAAGCACGCTTGCGGAATTCTGGAAGAGCTTGAAATTTCTTTTGAAAAGAAGGTTGTTTCAGCCCATCGGACTCCAGACCTAATGTTTGAATATGCTGAGCAGGCAAGGGACAGAGGCATTAAGGTTATTATTGCGGGTGCAGGCGGAGCGGCGCACCTGCCTGGAATGGTAGCTGCGAAAACGACACTTCCTGTAATTGGAGTACCAGTGCAATCAAAGGCTCTAAACGGACTGGATTCATTGCTGTCCATTGTTCAGATGCCCGGCGGCGTTCCGGTTGCAACGGTTGCGATTGGAAAAGCAGGAGCCACTAACGCCGGATTGCTGGCAGCAGAAATCCTTGGCGCTTTTGATACAGCCATTGCAGAACGTCTTCAGTCAAAAAGAGATAAAACAAAACAGGAAGTACTGGAAAGCAGTGATGAACTTGTCTAA
- a CDS encoding NETI motif-containing protein produces MSKGKNKISFEVQENETIDQCLERIKKAGYIPVRRTEKPIFKEVKTGSKVDYEPAGRQIVFEAKRADG; encoded by the coding sequence ATGAGCAAAGGCAAGAATAAAATTTCGTTCGAAGTCCAGGAAAATGAAACGATTGACCAATGCCTGGAAAGAATCAAAAAGGCTGGATATATACCTGTCAGAAGGACTGAGAAGCCTATTTTTAAAGAAGTTAAGACAGGCAGTAAAGTCGATTATGAACCGGCCGGCCGGCAAATTGTTTTTGAGGCAAAACGAGCAGATGGTTAA
- the guaA gene encoding glutamine-hydrolyzing GMP synthase: protein MIVVLDFGSQYNQLITRRIREFGVYSELHPHTITAAEIKEMNPKGIIFSGGPNSVYGENAFRCDEEIFELGLPIFGICYGMQLMTMHFDGKVEPAKHREYGKAIMKIENESKLFADLPREQTVWMSHGDLVVEAPAGFTVDGTNPSCPIAAMSNEERGLYAVQFHPEVRHSVHGNDMLKNFVFGVCGCTGDWSMENFIEIEMEKIRQEVGDKKVLCALSGGVDSSVVAVLIHKAIGDQLTCIFVDHGLLRKDEAEGVMKTFADGFNMNVIKVDAQERFMNKLKGVSDPEQKRKIIGNEFIYVFDDEATKLEGIEFLAQGTLYTDIIESGTATAQTIKSHHNVGGLPEDMQFKLIEPLNTLFKDEVRALGTELGIPDEIVWRQPFPGPGLGIRVLGEISEDKLEIVRESDAILREEIKKAGLDRDIWQYFTVLPDIRSVGVMGDARTYDYTIGIRAVTSIDGMTSDWARIPWDVLEIISTRIVNEVSHVNRVVYDITSKPPATIEWE, encoded by the coding sequence ATGATCGTAGTACTGGACTTTGGAAGCCAGTACAATCAGTTAATCACACGCAGAATTCGTGAATTTGGTGTTTACAGTGAGCTGCATCCGCATACGATTACAGCTGCAGAAATCAAGGAAATGAATCCGAAAGGAATTATTTTTTCCGGAGGGCCTAACAGTGTATATGGCGAAAATGCCTTCCGCTGTGATGAAGAAATATTTGAACTGGGATTGCCGATTTTCGGAATCTGCTATGGCATGCAGCTGATGACCATGCATTTTGATGGTAAAGTAGAACCTGCCAAGCACCGTGAATACGGAAAGGCAATCATGAAGATTGAAAATGAATCCAAATTGTTTGCAGATCTTCCTCGGGAACAGACTGTCTGGATGAGCCATGGCGATCTTGTCGTAGAGGCTCCGGCCGGTTTTACAGTAGATGGTACCAATCCATCATGCCCAATTGCGGCGATGAGCAATGAAGAACGCGGTTTATACGCTGTTCAATTCCACCCTGAGGTGCGCCACTCTGTTCATGGAAATGATATGCTGAAAAACTTTGTGTTCGGTGTTTGCGGCTGTACTGGCGATTGGTCAATGGAAAACTTCATTGAAATTGAAATGGAAAAGATCCGCCAGGAAGTTGGAGATAAAAAGGTTCTTTGCGCATTGAGCGGCGGTGTTGATTCATCTGTTGTTGCCGTCCTTATCCATAAAGCAATCGGCGACCAGCTGACTTGTATTTTCGTCGATCACGGCCTGTTGAGAAAAGATGAAGCAGAAGGCGTCATGAAGACATTTGCAGATGGCTTTAATATGAATGTCATTAAAGTGGATGCCCAGGAACGCTTTATGAATAAGCTTAAAGGTGTGAGCGATCCTGAACAAAAACGTAAAATCATCGGCAACGAATTTATTTATGTATTCGATGATGAAGCTACTAAGCTTGAAGGCATTGAGTTCCTTGCACAAGGAACACTTTATACCGATATTATTGAAAGTGGAACAGCTACTGCCCAGACGATTAAATCTCATCACAATGTAGGCGGGCTTCCCGAAGATATGCAATTTAAGCTGATTGAGCCGCTTAACACGCTGTTTAAAGATGAAGTGCGCGCACTTGGAACAGAGCTTGGCATTCCCGATGAAATCGTGTGGAGACAGCCCTTCCCTGGTCCGGGATTAGGGATCCGCGTGCTGGGAGAGATTTCAGAGGACAAGCTGGAAATTGTACGCGAATCTGATGCCATCTTGCGCGAGGAAATTAAAAAGGCAGGTCTGGATCGTGATATTTGGCAATATTTCACTGTCTTGCCCGATATCCGCAGTGTCGGTGTAATGGGAGATGCCCGGACTTATGATTATACGATTGGAATCCGTGCGGTTACTTCCATTGATGGTATGACTTCTGACTGGGCACGTATTCCATGGGATGTACTGGAGATTATTTCAACTAGAATCGTTAATGAAGTATCGCATGTCAACAGAGTGGTTTACGATATTACAAGCAAGCCGCCTGCAACAATCGAGTGGGAATAA
- the glcT gene encoding glucose PTS transporter transcription antiterminator GlcT, giving the protein MDEYKVKKVLNNNVLIGSHESLGEVVLIGKGIGFNRKSGQPIDSALVEKLFVLKNEKEQENYLKLMPYVENELLEAIISSIQLIKQRANSVLNEHIHVALTDHLMFAITRMKKGMEMRNPFLIETKTLYPFEFGIAQEVVNLIGHRTGIYLPEGEIGFIALHVHSAVMNRNLSEVNQHSQLVTHLVNMIEDQLDIQIDKDSIDYMRLVRHIRFTIERVNKGEVVEEPEKITSLLKEEYPVCYNLSWKLIKVMQQTLKKPVYNAEAVYLTMHLQRLQKKIN; this is encoded by the coding sequence ATGGATGAATATAAGGTAAAAAAAGTGCTGAATAATAACGTCCTTATTGGTAGCCATGAGTCATTGGGAGAAGTCGTCCTGATTGGAAAAGGGATTGGCTTTAACCGGAAATCGGGCCAGCCAATCGATTCTGCTTTGGTTGAAAAGCTCTTTGTGCTTAAAAATGAAAAAGAGCAGGAGAATTATCTTAAGCTCATGCCTTATGTGGAGAATGAATTGCTTGAAGCAATTATTTCCTCGATCCAATTGATTAAACAAAGGGCAAACTCCGTGCTTAATGAACATATCCATGTTGCGCTGACTGACCACTTGATGTTTGCGATAACACGCATGAAGAAAGGGATGGAAATGAGAAATCCCTTTCTTATCGAAACGAAGACACTTTACCCATTCGAATTCGGAATAGCCCAGGAAGTTGTAAATCTTATAGGGCATCGCACGGGTATTTATTTGCCGGAAGGAGAGATTGGGTTTATTGCCCTGCACGTGCATAGTGCGGTAATGAATCGAAATTTATCCGAAGTGAATCAGCATTCTCAGCTGGTGACCCATCTCGTTAACATGATTGAAGACCAGCTGGACATTCAAATTGATAAAGACAGCATCGATTATATGAGGCTTGTCCGCCATATCCGCTTCACCATTGAAAGGGTTAATAAAGGCGAGGTCGTTGAAGAACCGGAAAAAATAACTTCACTCTTGAAAGAGGAATACCCGGTATGCTACAATCTCTCTTGGAAGCTCATTAAAGTAATGCAGCAAACATTAAAAAAACCAGTCTATAACGCAGAAGCTGTTTATCTGACTATGCATCTGCAAAGGCTTCAAAAGAAAATAAATTAA
- the purC gene encoding phosphoribosylaminoimidazolesuccinocarboxamide synthase codes for MEKGALLYEGKAKKVYRTNDENIVWIEYKDSATAFNGEKKASICGKGRLNNEITSLLFSKLQELGIGSHFIKKLSETEQLVKKVDIIPLETVVRNVAAGSFSKRLGVEEGKELSRPIVEFYYKDDELGDPLLTEDHIEVLQLADKQEVALLQEKALQVNAVLKDFFKDLGIKLVDFKLEFGKDESGQILLADEISPDTCRLWDIETNEKLDKDVFRRDLGNLTDAYENILARLGGQTVCTK; via the coding sequence ATGGAAAAAGGAGCATTGTTATACGAAGGCAAAGCCAAAAAGGTATATAGGACAAACGATGAAAATATTGTCTGGATTGAATATAAAGATTCTGCAACAGCCTTTAATGGGGAGAAAAAAGCGAGCATCTGCGGCAAGGGCCGGCTGAATAATGAGATTACCAGTTTGCTATTTTCAAAGCTTCAGGAGCTGGGGATTGGTTCACATTTTATTAAAAAGCTTTCGGAGACAGAACAGCTTGTGAAAAAAGTGGATATCATTCCGCTCGAAACAGTGGTCCGCAATGTTGCGGCGGGGAGCTTTTCTAAGAGATTGGGAGTTGAAGAAGGGAAAGAATTATCAAGACCAATTGTTGAGTTCTACTACAAAGATGATGAGCTTGGTGATCCGCTGCTGACAGAAGATCATATTGAAGTTCTTCAATTGGCTGATAAGCAGGAAGTTGCCCTTTTACAGGAAAAAGCACTACAGGTTAATGCCGTATTAAAAGATTTTTTCAAAGACCTGGGCATTAAACTAGTAGATTTCAAGCTGGAGTTTGGTAAAGATGAATCAGGCCAAATTTTGCTGGCTGATGAGATTTCTCCAGATACCTGCAGGCTTTGGGATATTGAAACAAATGAAAAATTGGATAAAGACGTTTTCCGCAGGGACCTTGGAAATTTAACGGATGCATATGAAAATATTTTAGCGAGACTGGGAGGCCAAACAGTATGTACAAAGTAA